Proteins encoded by one window of Ruminococcaceae bacterium R-25:
- a CDS encoding 8-oxo-dGTP diphosphatase produces MRVDNLTTLIYITRGDKCLFIRKTRKGDMNLDKYLGIGGHFESDETAEECVLRELYEEAAITEGDLENFSYRGLITFISSEYPTEYMHTFTATVADDFELPERSCDEGELCWVPLKEINDLPVWEGDKIMFDYLFGSMKDSGFFTMKFRYEGDRLAEHMEKNW; encoded by the coding sequence ATGCGCGTAGATAATCTCACAACATTGATCTATATCACGAGGGGCGATAAGTGCCTCTTTATCCGCAAGACCAGAAAAGGCGATATGAACCTTGATAAGTACCTGGGAATAGGCGGACATTTTGAATCTGACGAGACAGCCGAAGAGTGCGTATTAAGAGAGCTCTATGAAGAAGCAGCCATCACTGAAGGCGATCTCGAAAACTTTTCCTACAGAGGACTTATCACATTCATTTCATCTGAATATCCGACTGAATATATGCATACTTTCACGGCAACGGTTGCCGATGATTTTGAGCTTCCTGAGAGGTCCTGCGACGAGGGTGAGCTTTGCTGGGTACCCTTAAAAGAGATCAATGATCTCCCTGTCTGGGAAGGCGACAAGATCATGTTCGATTACCTTTTCGGCTCAATGAAAGATTCCGGATTCTTTACTATGAAATTCCGCTATGAAGGCGACAGGCTCGCCGAGCATATGGAGAAGAACTGGTAA
- a CDS encoding MFS transporter, translating into MSNSKLNIKKQLGLLYISNFLFNSSIAGAAWVLLLVSDGYSLIQVGFAETVFHIVSLMAEIPSGMFADVFGRKKSLIVSCIMTMFSAVVRGFVPGFAAVCVSVGFSALSYNFISGSDSAIAYDSLLEEGQENKYDKYISNQTMIYRISNGLATLFAGAAVIMGNRNAHILSVGISLVNLICLLFLKENKVILKKAGDSLSKRIKDVYKGSFSFLKGNKKVAGLIFRNALVGGIDVLLLFFLQAKLPMTGIPDWTLGPLLFIMSLGGILGALAARKVKKTTLGKLFIVCIALALTGLLSEFTGIWYLMTLGGFVTAFADDLIQIRSDMALNQMVPAGQRATLMSVNSFCFSCIMIVMSPLAGVIFSI; encoded by the coding sequence ATGTCTAATTCAAAACTTAATATCAAAAAGCAGCTTGGTCTGCTCTATATATCAAACTTCCTGTTCAACAGTTCCATCGCCGGAGCTGCCTGGGTCTTACTCCTGGTATCTGACGGCTATTCGCTGATTCAGGTCGGCTTTGCGGAGACAGTATTTCACATAGTAAGCCTGATGGCCGAGATCCCGTCAGGTATGTTCGCCGATGTCTTCGGACGCAAGAAGAGTCTTATCGTAAGCTGTATCATGACGATGTTTTCAGCTGTAGTAAGAGGCTTTGTTCCCGGCTTTGCGGCGGTATGCGTTTCAGTCGGTTTTTCTGCACTGTCTTATAACTTCATATCGGGAAGCGACAGCGCGATAGCTTACGATTCTTTGCTCGAAGAAGGTCAGGAGAACAAGTACGACAAATATATTTCGAACCAGACGATGATCTACAGGATCTCAAACGGCCTCGCGACCCTCTTTGCCGGAGCCGCGGTAATTATGGGCAACAGGAATGCGCATATCTTATCTGTCGGAATATCTTTGGTAAATCTCATCTGCCTTCTTTTCCTTAAAGAAAACAAGGTCATCTTAAAGAAAGCAGGAGATTCTTTGAGCAAGCGTATAAAGGACGTTTACAAGGGCAGCTTCAGCTTCCTTAAAGGCAATAAGAAAGTTGCAGGACTTATCTTCAGGAATGCGCTCGTGGGCGGCATTGACGTTTTGTTGCTGTTCTTCCTTCAGGCCAAGCTTCCGATGACGGGAATTCCCGACTGGACTTTGGGACCCTTGCTCTTCATCATGTCTTTGGGCGGCATATTAGGCGCTCTTGCTGCGCGCAAGGTGAAGAAGACCACATTAGGGAAATTATTCATCGTCTGTATCGCTCTGGCTCTGACGGGCCTTCTAAGCGAGTTTACGGGCATATGGTACCTGATGACTTTGGGAGGATTCGTTACTGCCTTTGCAGATGACCTGATCCAGATAAGGTCTGATATGGCTTTAAATCAGATGGTTCCGGCCGGGCAGCGCGCTACTCTTATGTCCGTAAATTCATTTTGCTTTTCGTGCATAATGATAGTGATGTCACCACTTGCGGGCGTCATCTTCTCAATTTAA
- a CDS encoding kynurenine formamidase has product MKTDKAQERIKAMEAIFDKAAKVMQDLEKHMSRFEDIQSDIKKLEAYYTSEDWKNDFKLDEEGLLPDDLKRGVLSEDGVYDLLEKNKELLERVKEEEKAKTSCDSSKVTMLHSRTKEKSMKIYDISQEVFGCQVYPGDPSPERQELLKISNGNVCNLTAFNMCAHNGTHVDAPYHFIDGGKTIDQIDMKRFVGYCYVVSHDGDITEMDAKRIIKKAGAASVENECDCVNRILVKGKATMTEEAAKVFADSRILLFGNESQTVGPEDAPMDVHLIMLGAEIVLLEGIRLDAVEDGVYLLNAAPINLGGADGAPCRAFLLSV; this is encoded by the coding sequence ATGAAAACTGACAAGGCACAAGAACGGATAAAAGCTATGGAGGCGATCTTTGACAAGGCTGCCAAGGTCATGCAGGATCTTGAAAAGCACATGTCCAGATTCGAGGATATCCAGTCCGATATAAAAAAGCTTGAAGCTTATTACACGAGCGAAGACTGGAAAAATGATTTCAAATTAGATGAGGAAGGCCTGCTCCCGGATGACCTCAAAAGAGGGGTCTTATCGGAGGATGGGGTCTACGATCTCCTCGAAAAGAATAAGGAATTGCTTGAAAGGGTAAAAGAAGAAGAGAAGGCTAAAACCTCTTGTGATTCAAGCAAAGTAACAATGTTACACAGCAGAACAAAGGAGAAATCAATGAAGATCTACGACATTTCACAGGAAGTATTCGGATGCCAGGTTTATCCCGGTGATCCTTCTCCGGAGAGACAGGAACTTTTGAAGATCAGTAACGGCAATGTCTGCAATCTGACTGCCTTTAATATGTGCGCTCATAACGGAACGCATGTTGATGCGCCTTATCATTTCATAGATGGCGGCAAGACGATCGACCAGATCGACATGAAGAGATTTGTCGGTTATTGCTACGTAGTTTCACATGATGGTGACATTACGGAAATGGATGCGAAGAGGATCATCAAAAAGGCAGGAGCTGCCTCTGTTGAAAATGAATGTGACTGCGTTAACAGGATCCTTGTTAAGGGCAAAGCGACAATGACAGAAGAGGCTGCAAAAGTTTTCGCTGACAGCAGGATCCTTTTATTCGGAAATGAATCCCAGACTGTAGGACCCGAAGATGCTCCGATGGATGTGCATCTTATTATGTTGGGTGCTGAGATCGTTCTTCTCGAAGGAATAAGGCTCGATGCCGTAGAAGATGGTGTATACTTGCTTAATGCGGCTCCGATCAATCTCGGAGGTGCTGACGGAGCTCCTTGCAGGGCATTCCTGTTATCCGTCTGA
- a CDS encoding acetyltransferase (GNAT) family protein — protein sequence MTDFEITGNITPEEYMELRKLVGWGLFPLEQAKEGIKNTYILICLRKDGKPIALGRAVSDRGYVVYIADVIVVPEYQGQGLGRVIMEMLMTRIKEALKPGYRVMVSLLAAKGKESFYNKFGFVDRPNESFGCGMHQWLEG from the coding sequence ATGACTGATTTTGAAATTACCGGAAATATAACTCCTGAAGAATACATGGAGCTTAGAAAGCTGGTCGGCTGGGGACTGTTCCCTTTAGAGCAGGCAAAAGAGGGAATCAAGAATACATATATCCTCATTTGTCTTAGAAAAGACGGTAAGCCGATAGCATTGGGCAGAGCCGTAAGCGACCGCGGATATGTAGTTTACATAGCTGATGTAATAGTCGTTCCCGAATACCAGGGACAGGGCCTTGGCAGGGTAATAATGGAAATGCTGATGACAAGGATAAAGGAAGCGCTAAAGCCCGGCTACAGGGTAATGGTGAGTCTCCTTGCAGCAAAAGGCAAAGAGAGTTTTTATAACAAGTTCGGTTTTGTGGACAGGCCGAATGAAAGCTTCGGATGTGGAATGCACCAGTGGCTCGAAGGCTGA